A section of the Chryseobacterium ginsenosidimutans genome encodes:
- a CDS encoding hydroxymethylglutaryl-CoA lyase produces the protein MFLTECPRDAMQGWGEFIPTDKKIDYINSLMDVGFDVLDCLSFVSPKAIPQMADSNEVAENIDKSRSNTKVSAIIANYKGAEKALKHQSVDIIGFPFSISETFQHRNTNKNQEEAFNEILRMQELVKSEDKQLNIYFSMAFGNPYGEMWKWKDVDFWAQRFSEIGIKDVLLSDTTGVATPETISLLFGKIPSKYPDINFGAHFHNRYEDSYSKLKAAYDQGCTRFDSAIKGIGGCPMAKDDLVGNMPTEQVINFMSVEKASHKLNLLNFESSYNKAKDIFHF, from the coding sequence ATGTTTCTTACTGAATGTCCACGTGATGCAATGCAGGGTTGGGGAGAATTTATCCCGACAGATAAAAAAATAGATTATATCAACTCATTAATGGATGTTGGTTTTGATGTGTTAGATTGCCTTAGTTTTGTTTCTCCCAAAGCGATTCCCCAAATGGCTGACTCTAATGAGGTTGCTGAAAATATTGATAAATCGCGCTCTAATACAAAGGTTTCTGCAATTATTGCAAATTATAAAGGAGCAGAAAAAGCACTTAAACACCAATCGGTAGATATTATAGGCTTTCCGTTTTCTATTTCTGAAACTTTTCAGCATAGAAATACCAATAAAAATCAGGAAGAGGCTTTTAACGAAATCCTCAGAATGCAGGAATTGGTAAAAAGTGAGGATAAGCAGTTAAATATCTATTTCTCAATGGCTTTCGGAAATCCATATGGAGAAATGTGGAAATGGAAAGATGTTGATTTCTGGGCTCAGAGATTTTCAGAAATAGGAATTAAAGATGTCTTACTTTCTGATACAACGGGAGTTGCAACACCGGAAACAATATCGCTTTTATTTGGAAAAATACCTTCAAAATATCCCGACATTAATTTTGGAGCCCATTTTCATAACCGTTATGAAGATTCTTACTCAAAATTAAAAGCAGCTTACGATCAAGGTTGTACAAGATTCGACAGTGCAATAAAAGGAATTGGCGGTTGCCCGATGGCAAAAGATGATTTGGTTGGAAATATGCCGACAGAGCAGGTAATTAATTTCATGAGCGTAGAAAAAGCGAGTCACAAATTGAATTTATTAAACTTCGAAAGCTCTTATAATAAAGCAAAAGATATTTTTCATTTTTAA
- a CDS encoding sulfurtransferase: protein MLPIISPSELKNLSVENIIILDARVGKDVHQNYLGKHIKGARFINLDKDLAEIGEDAAFGGRHPLPKIEKFAETLSNLGISEDSHVVVYDDKNGSNAAARAWWMLKSFGLENVQVLDGGFQNAEKEELQFSSGEEIFEKTELIEKDTWLFPVSALEVVENELTNNYSTVIDVRDAYRYKGESEPIDLIAGHIPGAINIPFSENLDEEGIFLKPEVLKEKYSKLLENKPQNLIIHCGSGVTACHTILALNYAGFTIPNLYVGSWSEWSRREGKEIAKEI from the coding sequence ATGTTACCAATAATCTCACCTTCTGAATTAAAAAATCTTTCGGTAGAAAATATTATCATTCTAGATGCAAGAGTCGGGAAAGATGTTCATCAAAATTACCTTGGTAAACATATTAAAGGAGCAAGATTCATTAATTTGGATAAAGATCTGGCTGAAATTGGTGAAGATGCGGCTTTTGGAGGAAGACATCCGCTTCCGAAAATTGAAAAGTTTGCAGAAACACTTTCAAATCTCGGAATTTCGGAAGATTCCCATGTTGTTGTTTATGATGATAAAAATGGATCAAATGCAGCTGCGAGAGCTTGGTGGATGCTGAAATCTTTTGGACTTGAGAATGTTCAGGTTCTGGATGGCGGATTTCAAAATGCAGAAAAAGAAGAACTGCAGTTTTCTTCAGGAGAGGAAATCTTTGAGAAGACCGAATTAATTGAAAAAGATACATGGCTTTTTCCTGTTTCGGCTTTAGAAGTTGTTGAAAATGAGTTAACAAACAATTATTCAACCGTAATTGATGTAAGAGATGCTTATCGTTATAAAGGTGAATCTGAACCGATTGATTTAATTGCCGGTCATATTCCGGGAGCAATAAATATTCCTTTTTCTGAAAATCTTGATGAAGAGGGGATTTTCCTGAAACCTGAAGTTTTAAAAGAAAAATATTCGAAATTATTAGAAAATAAACCTCAAAATTTGATAATTCACTGTGGTTCCGGAGTTACAGCGTGTCACACGATTTTGGCTTTGAATTATGCAGGTTTTACAATTCCTAATTTGTATGTTGGCTCTTGGAGTGAATGGAGTAGAAGAGAGGGAAAAGAAATTGCAAAAGAAATCTAA
- a CDS encoding NAD(P)/FAD-dependent oxidoreductase produces MKQIIIIGGGAAGFFAASNLDETKYKITILEQNSDVLQKVKISGGGRCNVSHACFDPKELVQFYPRGNKELLSVFTKFQPGDTMDWFDQRKVPLKIEKDNRIFPESNSSQTIINALLHEIQQKNIEVKTKCSVKEIEKQDGKYVVKTSLGDFEADFVIYTTGSSPKSLKMVENLGHKIIDLVPSLFTFNIKDDLLKDLLGTSFEMAETSIPTLKTEESGPLLITHWGLSGPAILKISAWEAINLAKVKYNFQIQVNFISKDIEDAEELFQNFRQSNPKKTIGQSKIFDITNRFWQRILEVSKVDLNKQVAQLSGKEMQSILENLCKKKFKVTGKSTFKDEFVTAGGVDLKEINFKNMSSKILPNFYIAGEVLNIDAVTGGFNFQACWSEAWLIAQDLNNL; encoded by the coding sequence ATGAAGCAAATTATCATTATCGGAGGCGGTGCAGCAGGATTTTTCGCAGCATCCAATCTTGACGAAACAAAATATAAAATTACCATTCTCGAGCAAAACTCTGATGTCCTTCAGAAAGTTAAAATCTCCGGAGGCGGAAGATGTAATGTAAGTCATGCCTGTTTTGATCCTAAAGAACTGGTTCAGTTTTATCCTCGTGGAAATAAGGAATTGTTGAGTGTTTTCACCAAATTTCAGCCTGGAGATACAATGGATTGGTTCGATCAGAGAAAAGTTCCGTTGAAAATAGAAAAGGATAACAGAATTTTCCCTGAAAGCAATTCTTCACAGACAATCATCAACGCTTTATTACATGAAATTCAGCAAAAAAATATTGAAGTAAAGACAAAATGTTCTGTCAAGGAAATTGAAAAACAAGATGGAAAATATGTAGTTAAAACTAGTTTGGGCGACTTTGAAGCTGATTTCGTGATTTACACAACTGGAAGTTCTCCAAAATCTCTAAAGATGGTTGAGAATTTGGGTCATAAAATTATTGATTTGGTTCCTTCCCTTTTTACTTTCAATATTAAAGATGATTTGCTGAAAGATTTATTGGGAACAAGTTTTGAAATGGCAGAAACATCGATTCCAACATTAAAAACAGAAGAAAGTGGGCCATTATTAATTACCCATTGGGGACTTTCGGGACCTGCGATTCTGAAAATTTCAGCTTGGGAAGCGATTAATTTGGCAAAAGTGAAATACAATTTTCAAATTCAGGTTAATTTTATTTCCAAAGACATAGAAGATGCGGAAGAATTATTTCAGAATTTCAGACAATCGAATCCTAAAAAGACTATCGGACAATCAAAGATATTTGATATAACCAATCGTTTTTGGCAACGAATTTTAGAAGTGTCAAAAGTTGATCTCAATAAGCAGGTTGCTCAACTTTCAGGAAAAGAAATGCAGAGCATTCTCGAAAATTTATGCAAAAAAAAGTTTAAAGTTACAGGAAAATCAACCTTCAAAGACGAATTTGTAACCGCCGGAGGCGTTGATTTAAAGGAAATTAACTTCAAAAACATGTCTTCTAAGATTTTGCCCAATTTTTATATTGCCGGCGAAGTGTTAAATATCGATGCTGTGACGGGCGGCTTTAATTTTCAGGCATGTTGGAGCGAGGCTTGGCTGATTGCGCAGGATTTGAATAATTTATAA
- a CDS encoding acyl-CoA thioesterase: MIFYHKFEVRWSDLDANKHLANSSYVQYCAQTRMAFMKQEKMGVTQMSRWGIGPVIMHERFSFFKEIFADQTVIVSLEIDGCAEDCSIYRFVHKFYTPEGDHCATSEATGVWIDTMLRKMTTPPNDVVEAMNKYKSPETVLLTREDFKKLPFRPENIDPAKLV; encoded by the coding sequence ATGATTTTTTACCATAAATTCGAAGTTCGTTGGAGTGATCTTGATGCCAACAAACATTTAGCAAATTCATCTTACGTTCAATACTGTGCACAAACCAGAATGGCTTTTATGAAGCAGGAAAAAATGGGAGTTACGCAAATGAGCCGATGGGGAATTGGTCCGGTTATCATGCACGAAAGATTTTCTTTTTTCAAAGAAATATTTGCAGATCAAACCGTCATTGTAAGCCTTGAAATTGATGGCTGTGCGGAAGATTGTTCCATTTATCGTTTTGTACACAAGTTTTATACTCCTGAAGGAGATCACTGTGCCACTTCAGAAGCAACCGGTGTTTGGATCGATACCATGCTGAGAAAGATGACAACGCCGCCGAATGATGTGGTAGAAGCAATGAATAAATACAAATCTCCCGAAACAGTTCTTTTAACAAGAGAAGATTTTAAAAAGCTGCCTTTCCGCCCGGAAAATATTGATCCGGCAAAACTGGTATAA
- a CDS encoding LytR/AlgR family response regulator transcription factor, producing the protein MTNNNLPKMKCLIIDDEPLARFHLKEMADQIDFLEVVDTCATALEANSKVQSHQIDLLFLDINMPYLTGLEFLEQLENPPLCILTTAYSEYALEGYRLQVVDYLLKPIAFNRFYQAVNKAHQQFIMSEKIKRNTPFDDPFLYVRQSDSFIKVSWVDILFIESMQNYTKLHFKDKSLVIHQTMKAIEESLPAEHFFRIHKSFLINITHIDMISGGRLFINKIELPISRTRKEELLSQVVYKKLISK; encoded by the coding sequence ATGACGAACAATAATCTTCCCAAAATGAAATGCTTAATTATAGATGATGAGCCGTTAGCGAGATTTCATCTGAAAGAAATGGCCGATCAAATTGACTTTTTAGAGGTTGTAGATACTTGTGCAACTGCTTTGGAAGCCAATTCTAAAGTACAGAGCCATCAAATTGACCTTCTTTTTCTGGATATTAATATGCCTTATTTAACAGGTCTTGAGTTTTTAGAACAATTGGAAAATCCGCCGTTATGCATTCTTACAACCGCTTACTCAGAATATGCTTTGGAAGGATATAGGCTTCAGGTGGTCGACTATCTGTTGAAACCTATTGCTTTTAATCGTTTTTATCAGGCGGTGAATAAGGCACATCAGCAATTCATCATGTCCGAAAAAATAAAAAGGAATACACCCTTCGATGATCCTTTTTTGTATGTGCGACAGTCTGATTCTTTTATCAAAGTTTCATGGGTAGATATTTTATTTATTGAAAGTATGCAGAATTATACGAAGCTTCATTTTAAAGATAAATCGCTTGTTATTCATCAAACAATGAAAGCTATCGAAGAATCGCTTCCTGCTGAGCATTTTTTCAGGATTCATAAATCTTTTTTAATCAATATCACTCATATCGATATGATCTCAGGAGGACGTTTGTTTATCAATAAAATTGAGCTTCCTATATCCAGAACTCGAAAAGAAGAATTGCTCAGTCAGGTTGTGTATAAGAAGCTCATTAGTAAATAG
- a CDS encoding porin family protein translates to MKQRFLALSSLFACITCSVDANAQQTLAFHIGIKGGTNFTKMSSESSALEGKYGLGYQTGMMTRVDFNHLYVQGEVLFNKRKTSYEMKDGSSSKLKWNSINVPIVIGYKIVNNKDFNIRAFAGGVYSYAFNDNLSTTKVLQEGFNKFNVGITGGVGIDYKNFSVDLRYETGLSSISKEFKSKPHSFSLGIGYFLF, encoded by the coding sequence ATGAAACAACGTTTTTTAGCATTAAGCTCATTATTTGCATGCATTACTTGTTCGGTTGATGCCAATGCACAACAAACACTAGCCTTTCACATCGGCATAAAGGGAGGAACCAATTTTACAAAAATGTCTTCCGAATCTTCGGCACTCGAAGGAAAATATGGCTTGGGATATCAGACCGGAATGATGACAAGGGTAGATTTTAACCATTTATATGTACAAGGAGAGGTTTTATTCAACAAAAGGAAAACTTCTTACGAAATGAAAGATGGAAGTTCGTCAAAATTAAAGTGGAATTCCATTAACGTACCTATCGTCATTGGTTACAAAATCGTCAACAACAAAGATTTCAATATCAGAGCATTTGCAGGTGGCGTTTACAGTTATGCTTTTAATGATAATTTATCTACAACTAAGGTGTTACAGGAAGGATTTAACAAGTTCAATGTTGGGATCACAGGAGGCGTTGGAATTGATTATAAAAACTTCAGTGTTGACCTCCGTTATGAGACAGGATTATCCAGCATCAGCAAGGAATTTAAGTCTAAACCTCACAGCTTTTCACTGGGAATCGGATACTTTCTGTTCTAA
- the pepT gene encoding peptidase T — MSTMEFNQLWKEKLLNRFLNYVKIYSTSDAESETTPSTERQWDIAKYIVEELKTIGLENVSIDENGYIMGYVPSNLENDDRPTVGFISHYDTSPDFSGENVKPQVWENYDGSDLVLNQTTGFTLSPSKFESLKKYIGQTLITTDGNTLLGADDKAGCAEIVTAAEYLIAHPEIKHGRIAVGFTPDEEIGRGAHKFDVAKFGAEFAYTMDGSEVGELEYENFNAAGAVVKIHGLSVHPGYAFGKMVNAGLLAAEFIQLLPANETPATTKGFDGFYHLMDVNADISEAKLQYIIRDHDEEKYEARKKFMEEKVAEFNQKHGAGTAEIEIKEQYRNMKQQFEGKMHIIDLAAKAMKEANIEPKIKAIRGGTDGAQLSYMGLPCPNIFAGGMNFHGPYEYVALESMEKATEVIINIVKA, encoded by the coding sequence ATGAGTACTATGGAATTCAACCAATTATGGAAAGAAAAACTACTGAACCGTTTTCTTAATTATGTAAAAATCTATTCAACGAGCGACGCAGAAAGTGAAACAACTCCTTCTACGGAAAGGCAGTGGGACATCGCAAAATACATTGTTGAAGAACTGAAAACAATCGGTTTGGAGAATGTGTCGATTGACGAAAACGGTTATATAATGGGTTACGTTCCTTCAAACCTTGAAAATGACGACAGGCCTACTGTTGGATTTATTTCCCATTATGATACTTCACCGGATTTCAGTGGGGAAAATGTAAAACCTCAGGTTTGGGAAAATTATGACGGAAGTGATTTGGTTTTAAATCAGACAACAGGATTTACTTTATCACCTTCAAAATTTGAAAGTTTAAAAAAATATATCGGTCAAACGCTAATTACAACTGACGGAAATACTCTCTTGGGAGCCGATGACAAAGCAGGTTGTGCAGAAATTGTAACGGCTGCTGAATATTTAATTGCTCATCCTGAAATTAAGCACGGAAGAATAGCCGTAGGATTTACCCCCGATGAAGAAATCGGAAGAGGAGCGCATAAATTTGATGTGGCAAAATTCGGGGCAGAATTCGCTTATACAATGGACGGAAGTGAAGTTGGAGAACTGGAATATGAAAACTTCAATGCAGCAGGAGCTGTGGTAAAAATCCACGGATTGAGTGTACACCCAGGTTATGCTTTCGGAAAAATGGTGAATGCAGGTCTTTTAGCTGCTGAATTTATTCAATTACTTCCGGCAAATGAAACTCCCGCTACTACTAAAGGTTTTGACGGCTTTTATCATTTAATGGACGTGAATGCTGATATTTCTGAGGCTAAACTTCAATATATCATCCGAGATCACGATGAAGAAAAATATGAAGCGAGAAAGAAATTCATGGAGGAAAAAGTTGCTGAGTTTAACCAAAAACATGGCGCAGGAACAGCAGAAATTGAAATTAAAGAACAATACCGCAATATGAAGCAGCAGTTTGAAGGCAAAATGCATATCATTGATCTTGCTGCGAAAGCGATGAAAGAAGCGAATATTGAACCGAAGATCAAAGCCATCAGAGGCGGAACAGACGGAGCGCAATTATCTTATATGGGACTTCCTTGTCCGAATATTTTTGCAGGCGGAATGAATTTCCACGGTCCTTACGAATATGTGGCTCTAGAAAGCATGGAAAAGGCAACTGAGGTTATTATTAATATTGTGAAAGCATAA
- a CDS encoding DUF6268 family outer membrane beta-barrel protein → MKKGLLTAFYCFTHFSCWVNAQTGISGELKTEYIPYSSYIRPEDSVKTDSKSDFKRVDLSFNIPLSMKKNEDGKVKSWSLLVNGSYAKMSHRNYETQLFPDQMLNAQVGLQHLRPLGGKWSMMMTASVGVYTDHENVDFDDVLGQGGVLFIKNFNPKLALGLGPVLTTAFGVPMIMPWIYFDWKTGNKIKFNINFPEGMEAGYQFTDKFALKAVVGLNGMTVERNKDGKSVLLGYQQITAGLRPEIKINESLSLKLTGGTALLRSFNENERKIKSIFKMKQGEDPRFASTFYVAVALRWNLP, encoded by the coding sequence ATGAAGAAAGGTCTTTTGACTGCTTTTTATTGTTTTACCCACTTCAGTTGTTGGGTAAACGCACAGACCGGAATTTCCGGAGAGCTTAAAACGGAATATATTCCGTACTCCAGCTATATCCGACCGGAAGACAGTGTAAAAACGGATTCTAAGAGTGATTTTAAAAGGGTAGATCTAAGCTTTAATATTCCATTATCAATGAAGAAAAATGAGGATGGAAAAGTGAAGTCGTGGTCTTTGCTGGTTAATGGTTCTTATGCAAAAATGTCCCACAGAAACTATGAAACTCAGTTATTTCCTGACCAAATGCTGAACGCTCAGGTCGGTTTGCAACATTTAAGACCTTTAGGCGGAAAATGGAGTATGATGATGACGGCATCTGTTGGTGTTTATACAGATCATGAAAATGTAGATTTTGATGATGTTTTGGGACAAGGCGGGGTACTTTTTATCAAGAATTTTAATCCTAAGCTTGCTCTTGGTTTAGGCCCTGTTCTGACAACAGCGTTTGGAGTTCCAATGATTATGCCCTGGATTTATTTTGATTGGAAAACAGGTAATAAAATTAAATTTAACATCAATTTTCCGGAAGGAATGGAAGCCGGCTATCAGTTCACCGACAAATTTGCATTAAAGGCGGTAGTCGGTTTAAATGGAATGACCGTAGAAAGAAACAAGGACGGAAAATCGGTATTACTGGGATATCAGCAAATTACAGCAGGCTTAAGACCGGAAATTAAGATCAATGAATCATTAAGCCTGAAATTAACAGGAGGAACGGCCTTACTGAGAAGTTTCAATGAAAACGAACGCAAAATAAAAAGCATTTTTAAAATGAAACAAGGTGAAGATCCCCGATTTGCAAGCACATTTTATGTAGCAGTTGCCCTACGTTGGAATTTACCCTAA
- a CDS encoding sensor histidine kinase, with translation MTKLFLKKHILIIIFWFVFGMAIWMQIQVDSGIYNAFLQTTVILISSSIFAHFLTDKLLPKALISKKMNHFLVEAGIVIILLSFIFSFVFAYIYIDAQTPLPPSFSGHLAALWKGFYLSIPASLLIIGTACGIRFYLEHGKIERDHILLQQAHLESQLKLLQDQINPHVIFNVLNHIHILMKTNTELASFLLLKFSDILRYQLYHCNKNQVMVSQEIQYLQDLVEVEKLRWGNELDVKATWDINNKKAFIAPLLLVPFIENAFKYVCRLPGHKGYIIISCKEEDNILSFYVENSYSNLTTYKKKDGAHGIGLQNVKKRLNLQYPDSHTLKIESDDDIYKVSLTLKLSQENDEQ, from the coding sequence ATGACAAAGCTTTTTTTAAAAAAACATATACTAATTATCATTTTCTGGTTTGTTTTCGGGATGGCGATCTGGATGCAGATTCAGGTTGATTCCGGAATATATAATGCATTTCTGCAGACTACCGTTATTCTGATAAGTTCTTCTATTTTTGCACACTTCTTAACCGACAAATTGCTTCCAAAAGCTCTGATTTCCAAAAAGATGAATCATTTCTTAGTAGAAGCCGGAATTGTAATTATTTTACTGAGTTTTATATTTTCATTTGTCTTTGCTTATATCTATATCGACGCACAAACTCCTCTTCCGCCAAGTTTCTCGGGGCATCTGGCTGCGCTGTGGAAAGGTTTTTACTTATCAATCCCTGCATCACTTCTCATTATCGGAACTGCTTGTGGAATAAGGTTTTATCTCGAACATGGAAAAATAGAACGTGATCATATTCTACTTCAGCAGGCACATTTGGAAAGTCAGCTTAAGCTTTTACAGGATCAGATTAACCCGCATGTGATATTCAATGTCTTGAACCACATTCATATTTTAATGAAAACGAATACGGAACTCGCTTCATTTCTGTTGTTAAAATTTTCTGATATTCTGCGGTACCAATTGTATCACTGCAATAAAAATCAGGTTATGGTCAGCCAGGAAATTCAATATCTCCAAGATCTTGTTGAAGTTGAAAAATTGAGATGGGGAAACGAACTGGACGTAAAAGCCACTTGGGACATCAATAATAAAAAAGCTTTTATTGCTCCTCTTTTGCTCGTTCCATTTATAGAAAATGCTTTTAAATATGTTTGTCGTTTGCCCGGGCACAAAGGTTACATCATTATTTCATGTAAAGAAGAGGACAATATACTTTCCTTTTATGTTGAAAATTCTTATTCTAACCTCACCACTTACAAAAAGAAAGACGGTGCACATGGAATCGGTCTGCAAAATGTAAAAAAACGGCTAAACCTTCAATATCCGGATTCACACACATTAAAAATCGAATCTGATGATGACATTTACAAAGTTTCTTTAACTTTAAAATTATCCCAAGAAAATGACGAACAATAA
- a CDS encoding SUF system Fe-S cluster assembly protein, whose product MKFTDDQIADIGEEIIGVLKTVYDPEIPVDIYELGLIYDVQISEDGDVKIIMTLTTPNCPVAETLPQEVKDKVGEVENVKSVDLELTFEPSWNKDMMSEEAKFELGML is encoded by the coding sequence ATGAAATTTACAGACGATCAAATTGCCGATATAGGAGAAGAAATCATTGGAGTTTTAAAAACCGTGTACGACCCCGAAATTCCGGTGGATATTTACGAATTAGGACTTATTTATGACGTTCAGATCTCTGAAGATGGTGATGTGAAAATTATTATGACACTTACTACACCAAACTGTCCGGTTGCAGAAACCCTTCCACAGGAAGTAAAAGATAAGGTTGGAGAAGTGGAAAATGTGAAAAGCGTTGATTTGGAGCTTACTTTCGAACCAAGCTGGAACAAGGATATGATGAGTGAAGAAGCGAAGTTTGAGCTGGGAATGCTTTAA
- the thiL gene encoding thiamine-phosphate kinase produces MFEDKEPELTPISKLGEFGLIKHLTKHFPLANESSELGVGDDAAVINPGNKKVVLTTDVLAEGVHFNLGYVPLKHLGYKAVVVNLSDIAAMNATPTQILVSLAVSNRFPVEALEELYAGIQTACSRYKVDLIGGDTTSSNAGLVMSITAVGLENDENIVKRSTAKPNDLLVVTGDLGGAYMGLQILEREHAVFLADPNMQPEMEGYDYILERQLKPEARTDVKAILEQLDIKPTSMIDVSDGLASEILHLSDQSQVGFRLYEEKVPMDNLTITTADEFNLNPVMTALSGGEDYELLFTISPNDFEKMKNHPDFSIIGHAVEKEEGNFMVARGSNQLVALTAQGWDAFLGNQQNE; encoded by the coding sequence ATGTTTGAAGATAAAGAACCGGAATTAACGCCGATTTCCAAATTAGGAGAATTTGGTTTAATAAAACACTTGACAAAGCATTTTCCGTTAGCCAACGAATCTTCTGAGCTTGGAGTGGGAGATGATGCTGCGGTTATAAATCCTGGCAATAAAAAAGTTGTATTGACGACCGATGTTTTGGCAGAAGGCGTTCATTTCAATTTAGGATATGTTCCGTTGAAGCATTTGGGGTATAAAGCTGTTGTTGTTAATTTGAGTGATATTGCTGCAATGAATGCAACACCAACACAGATTTTAGTTTCTCTGGCTGTTTCAAACCGTTTTCCGGTGGAAGCATTAGAAGAACTTTATGCAGGAATTCAGACAGCTTGTTCTCGTTATAAAGTTGATTTAATTGGCGGAGATACAACAAGTTCCAATGCCGGACTTGTGATGAGCATCACCGCTGTCGGACTAGAAAATGACGAAAATATTGTAAAAAGAAGTACAGCAAAACCAAACGATCTGCTTGTGGTAACAGGTGATTTGGGTGGAGCTTATATGGGACTTCAGATTTTGGAAAGAGAACATGCCGTTTTTTTAGCAGATCCGAATATGCAGCCTGAAATGGAAGGCTACGACTATATTCTGGAAAGACAGCTAAAACCTGAAGCAAGAACGGATGTGAAAGCAATTTTAGAACAGTTGGACATTAAACCAACCTCTATGATTGATGTTTCTGATGGTTTGGCTTCAGAAATTCTTCATCTTTCTGATCAGTCACAAGTTGGATTCAGATTGTATGAAGAGAAAGTTCCGATGGATAACCTGACGATTACAACGGCGGATGAATTTAATTTAAATCCGGTGATGACCGCTCTTAGTGGTGGTGAAGATTATGAATTATTATTCACGATTTCTCCAAATGATTTTGAGAAAATGAAAAACCACCCGGATTTTAGCATTATCGGTCATGCAGTTGAAAAAGAAGAAGGGAACTTTATGGTGGCAAGAGGTTCAAATCAATTGGTTGCTTTAACGGCGCAGGGTTGGGATGCTTTTTTAGGAAATCAACAAAACGAATAA